The Peribacillus simplex genome contains the following window.
TTCATAGGATATGATTCCCAATATCAGAACAGGAACACTTGCTATAAGTAAAGAATAAAGCAAAATTCGGGTTTGAAGGCTTTTAAGCATCCTTCCGATCCTCCCTATTCCTGATCTCCCAATAGGAGTCCTTCTTCTATTTGGACATATTGTTCCCATGCATGATCGAATACTGACATACTTTCGAGATAGTCTGCATTCAATTCTAAATAACTGCTCACTTCATTATAATCAGTCGACTGTTTTGGAAAGCCATGATCCTGATAGGCATGATTGGCAAATTTAGTGATTGAATCAATTTCCTTTGGTTGTCGAAATTTCATTAAATATAAATAAAATGGTCTCATAATGTCGAGCCCCCCTAAAATAACTATGATTTCTGCTTTAATATATCGGAAACTTTCGCTTCCGTCCACTTTTTTAGAAATCGATTTGGTTTTTTCTTCCTCAATTTATAAGAATATACGATTTTTCTACAAGAACCGCATTCGATATAAGCTGAAAATACAATATAAATATCCTTCTCATTCCTTATTAATTCCATCCTTGTAAAGACGGGAAATTTTTTGTACTCATTCACGCTTTAGCCTTTTATGTTCATCATTAAAAGCATGTTCATTCATGCCGCATAATGTGCGGTATTACTTCAAATATTCAATGACCCGATTGTTTACTTTTAGTGATTGGGAAAATCCCCTTCATCAAAGATAGAAAAAGCGATTTACGCTTTTTCTGCCTAAAATGAGGGGATTGGTAATTTATCCTTTATTCTAAAGGCTGTTTTCACATACTTTGTTGCTATTTACCAGGTAGTGAGTTGTGGTTGATTTCCCCTCCAGATGCTCGCTTTCCTTGGTGCGGGCGGTGAGCCTCCTCGGCGTAAACGCCTGTGGGGTCTCACCTGTCCCGCTGCTCCCGCAGGAGTCTCGCACTTCCGCTCCAATCAACCTTAAATAGTTTCGTTTTAAAAACAACAATCTTTACGAAAAGAGCCATTCTAAAAGTCAAAGTAGTTAAGTTTCAACAGCCTTTTCATGTTCATTAGCTCACTGTACTTCGTTTGTTTCAATCTGTTTCGAATCAGTTCCCAATACACCGTCCCCTTTACCGATGCAAGCTCCCTTTCTCACACCATGGACACATCTCCATGATATTCATCTCCCTTTGGAGTGCTCTTTTTTGCTGTGCCTGGAATTTCTCTTCTTTTAACAGATCTTTCTTTCCAAGCTGGTTTTTCAATGAAGCATGCTCTGGGTTAGTCACGTAATTTTCCCGTCGATGCATTCGTTTCAGTCCTTCAGGCACTAAAATTGCTTGTCGTTCATTAAACAGAATACACCTATATCTGATCGTTTATCTTCCATATCAGGATATACCCCAATAATCATCCGCAAGTCCAGGAGTATAATGCTCAGGTTCAGGATATGTTGTTATCGCACCTTCAAAATTTCGCAGCACCGTTTTTGTTGGAGATTGTGAAAGGATATAATTCGGCTGCAGTGTGATTTTCCCTCTCCCCCTGGAGGTCGTTTTTTATTGTAAGTATGGGATGTGTGTCTTATCTAAAGAAAACATGCGAAAAGAAGCCAAAAGACACACGGTTGTTCAACTGATTCCTTAGTTATTTTGCTAGCACCATCTGTTACTTTAATATGCAAAAAGAACTTAGCTATTGTTTAACTTACTTTATAAGTGAGTACATATAAATTAAAAGGCAAGTATAGAAT
Protein-coding sequences here:
- a CDS encoding YozE family protein, whose product is MRPFYLYLMKFRQPKEIDSITKFANHAYQDHGFPKQSTDYNEVSSYLELNADYLESMSVFDHAWEQYVQIEEGLLLGDQE